Below is a window of Nocardia asteroides DNA.
CGACCTTCACGCGGGTGCGGTTGCCGACCGCGTCGCTGCCGTCCTTGAGGGTCTCGATACGGCGCACGTCCAAGCGGACGGAGGCGTAGAACTTCAGCGCCTTACCACCGGTGGTGGTCTCCGGCGAGCCGAACATCACGCCGATCTTCTCGCGCAGCTGGTTGATGAAGATGGCGGTGGTGCCCGAGCTGTTGAGCGCACCGGTCATCTTGCGCAGCGCCTGGCTCATCAGGCGGGCCTGCAGACCGACGTGGCTGTCACCCATCTCGCCCTCGATCTCGGCGCGCGGCACCAGGGCCGCGACGGAGTCGATGACGATGATGTCGATGGCGCCGGACCGCACCAGCATGTCGGCGATCTCGAGCGCCTGCTCACCGGTGTCGGGCTGGGAGACCAGCAGGGCGTCGGTGTCGACACCGAGCTTGCGGGCGTAGTCCGGATCGAGCGCGTGCTCGGCGTCGATGAAGGCGGCGACGCCGCCCGCGGCCTGGGCGTTGGCCACCGCGTGCAGCGCGACGGTGGTCTTACCCGAGGATTCCGGACCGTAGATCTCGACGACGCGACCGCGCGGCAACCCGCCGATACCGAGCGCGACGTCGAGGGCGATGGAGCCGGTGGGGATGACGGAGATGGGCTGGCGGGCCTCCTCGCCCAGACGCATGA
It encodes the following:
- the recA gene encoding recombinase RecA translates to MAPQAYDRDKALELALAQVEKSFGKGAVMRLGEEARQPISVIPTGSIALDVALGIGGLPRGRVVEIYGPESSGKTTVALHAVANAQAAGGVAAFIDAEHALDPDYARKLGVDTDALLVSQPDTGEQALEIADMLVRSGAIDIIVIDSVAALVPRAEIEGEMGDSHVGLQARLMSQALRKMTGALNSSGTTAIFINQLREKIGVMFGSPETTTGGKALKFYASVRLDVRRIETLKDGSDAVGNRTRVKVVKNKVSPPFKQAEFDILYGQGISKEGSLIDMGVEHGFIRKSGSWYTYEGDQLGQGKENARKFLLENTDVRDEIEKKIKEKLGIGADLTAEADAPADF